A single genomic interval of Corylus avellana chromosome ca10, CavTom2PMs-1.0 harbors:
- the LOC132164372 gene encoding UDP-glycosyltransferase 76E2-like — MEEQGKRRLRRVVLVPGPFQGHINPMLQLGSILHSNGFSITVVHTQYNSPDPSTHPDFSFLPLPDSSSALTGEFIPFALQLNINSEARFKECLAGVMRQLGPGDGIACIIYDEIMYFSQAAAMDLKLPSIVLRTGCAAISLTRDVLFQLSAEGHIPFPESKSNDPVPELYPLRFKDLPIMEKLENFLQLLSKASNIGTSSAIIYNTIDCLENSSLAKVQQQCQVPTFAIGPMHRFASASYSSLLEEDSSCLAWLDKQSSSSVIYVSLGSSTYMDAKELVEMAWGLANSQQPFLWVVRPGSVFGAEWIEVLPESFKKNIDERGYIVKWAPQKKILSHSAVGGFLSHCGWNSTLESICEGIPMICRPCYGDQGVNTRYISHIWRVGMELEGELERDEIERAIRKLMVDEEGKEMRMRGKNLKERIEVCTKEDGSSYNSLKELIKMIMSC, encoded by the exons ATGGAAGAGCAAGGAAAGAGACGTCTCCGGCGGGTGGTGCTAGTGCCAGGGCCATTCCAAGGCCACATAAACCCAATGCTTCAGCTGGGCAGCATCCTCCACTCCAATGGCTTCTCCATCACCGTCGTTCACACCCAATACAACTCCCCCGATCCTTCAACCCACCCAGATTTCAGCTTTCTTCCTTTGCCAGATTCCTCATCCGCCTTAACCGGCGAGTTCATACCTTTTGCATTGCAGCTTAACATCAATTCCGAAGCTCGTTTCAAGGAATGCTTGGCTGGAGTGATGAGGCAACTGGGCCCGGGCGATGGAATCGCCTGCATCATCTACGATGAGATCATGTACTTCTCCCAAGCAGCGGCGATGGATCTCAAGCTTCCAAGTATCGTCTTACGCACTGGTTGCGCTGCCATTTCTCTAACTCGTGATGTCCTTTTCCAGCTCAGTGCTGAAGGCCACATTCCCTTCCCAG AATCTAAGTCGAACGATCCAGTTCCAGAGCTTTATCCACTTAGGTTCAAGGATCTACCTATTatggaaaaattagaaaactttTTGCAACTATTGAGTAAAGCTTCCAACATTGGAACATCTTCCGCCATCATTTATAATACAATTGATTGCCTTGAAAATTCGTCATTGGCAAAGGTTCAACAGCAATGTCAAGTTCCAACTTTTGCAATAGGCCCAATGCATAGGTTTGCCTCGGCCTCCTATAGTAGCTTATTGGAAGAGGACAGTAGCTGCTTGGCATGGCTTGATAAACAAAGTTCTAGCTCGGTCATTTATGTAAGCTTGGGAAGCTCGACATACATGGACGCCAAAGAGCTAGTTGAGATGGCTTGGGGGCTAGCAAACAGCCAGCAACCTTTCTTGTGGGTGGTTCGGCCAGGCTCAGTTTTTGGTGCAGAATGGATTGAGGTATTACCcgaaagttttaaaaaaaacattgacgAGAGGGGTTATATTGTGAAATGGGCTccccaaaagaaaattttgtcgCACAGTGCAGTAGGAGGGTTTCTGAGCCATTGTGGATGGAATTCAACGCTGGAGAGTATTTGCGAAGGAATTCCAATGATATGTAGACCGTGTTATGGGGACCAAGGAGTGAATACAAGATATATAAGCCATATATGGAGAGTAGGCATGGAATTGGAGGGTGAATTGGAGAGAGATGAGATAGAGAGAGCCATAAGAAAACTTATGGTTGATGAAGAAGGGAAGGAGATGCGGATGAGGGGCAAGAATTTGAAGGAGAGAATCGAAGTTTGCACTAAAGAAGATGGTTCTTCCTACAATTCGTTGAAGGAGCTAATAAAGATGATCATGTCATGTTAA
- the LOC132164010 gene encoding UDP-glycosyltransferase 76E2-like, translating to MEKQGKRCLRRVVLVPAPFQGHINPMLQLGSILHSNGFSITVFHAQYNSPDPSNHPDFSFIPLPDSSSDHNILAGELIAFALELNAKCKARFPECLADEVMRQQGSDINGIACIIYDEFMYFSEETAKDLNLPSVILRTASASSFLTRTALINLKAEGHIPFPESRSQDPVPELYPLRFKDLPFSVFGKLDTFLQLISKGSKIETSSAIIYNTIDCLENSSLAKIQQQCQVPIFPIGPMHRIALASSSSLLEEDTNCLAWLDKQSCKSVIYVSLGSVVFMDVKELVEMAWGLANSKQPFLWVVRPGSIRGAKWIELLPEGFKEDIGERGYIVKWAPQKEVLAHSAVGGFLSHCGWNSTLESISEGIPMICKPCSGDQSANARYVSHVWRVGLELESELERGEIERVVRRLMVDEEGKEMQKRGKILKEKFELCIREGGSSNNFLKQLIDMIMSF from the exons atggaaAAGCAAGGAAAGAGATGTCTCCGGCGGGTGGTGCTGGTACCGGCGCCGTTCCAAGGCCACATAAACCCAATGCTTCAGTTGGGAAGCATTCTCCACTCCAATGGCTTCTCTATCACTGTCTTTCACGCCCAATACAACTCCCCAGACCCATCAAACCACCCAGATTTCAGCTTTATTCCCTTGCCAGATTCCTCATCTGACCACAACATCTTAGCTGGCGAGTTAATAGCTTTTGCATTGGAGCTTAATGCCAAATGCAAAGCTCGTTTCCCAGAATGCTTGGCTGATGAAGTGATGAGGCAACAGGGCTCCGACATTAATGGAATCGCCTGCATTATCTACGACGAATTCATGTACTTCTCTGAAGAAACAGCAAAGGATCTCAATCTCCCAAGCGTCATCTTACGCACAGCTAGTGCTTCTAGTTTTCTTACCCGTACTGCCCTTATCAACCTAAAGGCAGAAGGCCACATTCCCTTCCCAG AATCTAGGTCGCAGGATCCAGTTCCGGAGCTTTATCCACTCAGGTTTAAGGATCTACCTTTCTCTGTTTTTGGAAAATTAGATACGTTTTTGCAACTAATAAGCAAAGGTTCCAAGATTGAAACATCTTCGGCCATCATTTATAATACAATTGACTGCCTTGAAAATTCATCATTAGCAAAGATCCAACAGCAATGTCAAGTTCCAATCTTTCCAATAGGCCCTATGCATAGGATTGCCCTAGCCTCCTCTAGTAGCTTATTAGAAGAGGACACTAATTGCTTGGCATGGCTTGATAAGCAAAGCTGTAAATCAGTCATTTATGTAAGCTTGGGAAGCGTGGTATTCATGGACGTCAAAGAGCTTGTTGAGATGGCTTGGGGGCTAGCAAATAGCAAGCAACCTTTTTTGTGGGTGGTTCGGCCAGGCTCAATTCGTGGTGCAAAATGGATTGAACTACTGCCTGAAGGTTTCAAAGAAGATATTGGCGAGAGGGGATACATTGTGAAATGGGCACCCCAAAAAGAAGTTCTGGCACATAGTGCTGTGGGAGGGTTTTTGAGCCATTGTGGATGGAATTCAACGTTGGAGAGCATTAGCGAAGGAATTCCAATGATATGCAAACCATGTTCCGGGGACCAAAGTGCGAATGCAAGGTATGTGAGCCATGTATGGAGAGTAGGCCTAGAATTGGAGAGTGAGTTGGAGAGAGGTGAGATAGAGAGAGTTGTAAGAAGACTTATGGTGGATGAAGAGGGGAAGGAGATGCAAAAGAGGGGAAAGATTTTGAAGGAGAAATTTGAACTTTGCATCAGAGAAGGTGGTTCTTCCAACAATTTCTTGAAACAACTAATAGACATGATCATGTCATTTTAA
- the LOC132164617 gene encoding UDP-glycosyltransferase 76E2-like, whose product MEKRGNIRRLNRVVLVPGPFQGHINPMLQLGSILHSNGFSITVVHAQYNSPKPSSHPDFSFLPLPDTSSSAATTGEIIDFALQLNTDCKARFQECLAQVMRQLGPYDGIACIIYDQLMYFSEAAAKDLKLPCIIFRLGSAAVSLARDALFQLKAEGHIPFPESRSNDSILELYPLRFKDLPIFSEKLENFLQLLSNTNNIRTSSAIIYDTVDCLENSLLAKIQQQCQVPTFPIGPLHRISSASSSSLLEEDTSCLAWLDKQSCNSVIYVSLGSIASMDVDELVEMGWGLVNSQQPFLWVVRSGSTLDAQWIEVLPQGLKKNIDERGYIVKWAPQKEVLAHGAVGGFLSHCGWNSTLESICEGVPMICRPCFGDQKVNARYVNHVWRVGLELEGDLKRGEIEKAVKKLMIDEEGEAMRENAKKLKENVKLCIKEGGSSYNSINRLVEMIRSF is encoded by the exons ATGGAAAAGCGAGGAAATATCCGGCGTCTCAACCGGGTGGTGCTTGTACCAGGTCCGTTTCAAGGCCACATAAACCCAATGCTTCAGTTGGGAAGCATCCTCCACTCCAATGGCTTCTCCATCACCGTCGTTCACGCCCAATACAACTCCCCCAAACCTTCCAGCCACCCGGATTTCAGCTTTCTCCCCTTACCAGATACCTCATCATCGGCCGCCACCACTGGCGAGATCATAGATTTTGCATTGCAGCTTAATACAGATTGCAAAGCTCGTTTCCAGGAATGCTTGGCTCAAGTGATGAGGCAACTGGGACCGTACGATGGAATCGCCTGCATCATCTACGATCAGCTCATGTACTTCTCCGAAGCAGCTGCAAAGGATCTGAAGCTTCCATGCATTATCTTTCGATTAGGTAGTGCTGCCGTTTCTCTTGCTCGTGATGCCCTTTTCCAACTGAAGGCAGAAGGCCACATTCCCTTCCCAG AATCTAGGTCGAACGATTCAATTTTGGAGCTTTATCCACTCAGATTCAAGGATCTACCTATATTTTCGGAAAAATTAGAGAACTTTTTGCAACTATTGAGTAATACTAATAACATTAGAACATCTTCTGCCATCATTTATGATACAGTTGATTGCCTTGAAAATTCGTTATTGGCAAAGATCCAACAGCAATGTCAAGTTCCTACCTTCCCAATCGGCCCATTGCATAGAATTTCTTCAGCCTCCTCTAGTAGCTTATTGGAAGAGGACACTAGTTGCTTGGCATGGCTTGATAAGCAAAGTTGTAACTCAGTTATTTATGTAAGCTTAGGAAGCATAGCATCCATGGACGTCGACGAGCTTGTTGAGATGGGTTGGGGGCTAGTGAACAGCCAACAACCTTTCTTGTGGGTGGTTCGGTCGGGCTCAACTCTTGATGCACAATGGATTGAGGTGCTGCCccaaggtttaaaaaaaaacattgatgaGAGGGGTTATATTGTGAAATGGGCACCCCAAAAAGAAGTTTTGGCACATGGTGCGGTAGGAGGATTTTTGAGCCATTGTGGATGGAATTCAACACTTGAGAGTATTTGTGAAGGAGTTCCAATGATATGCAGACCATGTTTCGGGGACCAAAAAGTGAATGCAAGATATGTTAACCATGTATGGAGGGTAGGCCTAGAATTGGAAGGTGATCTGAAGAGAGGTGAGATAGAAAAAGCTGTAAAAAAACTTATGATCGATGAAGAAGGGGAGGCCATGAGGGAAAATGCTAAGAAATTGAAGGAGAATGTTAAACTTTGCATTAAAGAAGGTGGTTCTTCTTACAATTCCATAAATAGACTAGTGGAGATGATTAGGTCGTTTTAA